One segment of Castanea sativa cultivar Marrone di Chiusa Pesio chromosome 3, ASM4071231v1 DNA contains the following:
- the LOC142629920 gene encoding phospholipase D zeta 1-like isoform X3, with the protein MGNKSREWLQSLGIMDHTAVVQDDEEPDDGAVPLHNEESVRNKNVPSLAALPIIRPALGGQQSISDRAKVAMQGYLNHFLGNMDIVNSREVCKFLEVSKLSFLREYGPKLKEGYVVAKLQGVDSDLDCCKHWFGWCQRNWKKVWAILKPGFLALLDDPFDTKLLEIIIFDVLPASSGNVRTQVRLANHVKEHNPLRYSFKVTCGGRSTKLRTSSGAKVKEWITAINDASLRPLEGWCHFHRYVSFAPQRGLTEDGSQAQWFIDGQAAFKAIASSIENAKSEIFITGWWLCPELYLKRPFPSHPSSRLDALLEEKAKQGVQIYILLYKEVPIALKINSMYSKKRLLNIHENVRVLRYPDHITTGVYYWSHHEKLVIVDYQICFIGGLDLCFGRYDTNEHKVGDCPPLIWPGKDYYNPRESEPNSWEDTMRDELDRKKYPRMPWHDVHCALWGPPCRDVARHFVQRWNHAKRNKAPNEQTIPLLMPHHHMVLPHYMGSRNIDIKHKNSEENLKGIKREDSFTSPVQDIPLLLPQEADGLAASNVDSKLYGPDMNQNLLDQPKFEPLVPDSQTKGSVDDLDSMHLQSEMDSDVAAHYSMNTSGEGLESPNEGDHDDCVGPRTACSVQVIRSVSQWSAGTSQPEDSIHSAYCSLIEKAKHFIYIENQFFISGLSGDEIIQNRVLEALYKRILKAHKEQECFRVIVVIPLLPGFQGGLDDSDAATVRALMHWQYRTISREKHSILHHLNVLLGPKTHDYISFCGLRSYGRLFDGGPVATSQVYVHSKLMIIDDRLALIGSSNINDRSLLGSRDSEIGVVIEDKEFLDSSMNGEPWQAGKFAYSLRCSLWSEHLGIPAGETSQICDPVADSTYKDLWLATAKENTIIYQDVFSCIPNDHIHSRAALRQSMAHWKEKLGHTTIDLGIAPEKLESYENGQLKLTDPLERLKSIRGFLVSFPLDFMCQENNMKPVFNESEFYAAPQVFH; encoded by the exons ATGGGAAACAAGAGCAG AGAATGGCTTCAAAGCTTAGGAATAATGGATCACACGGCAGTAGTGCAAGATGATGAGGAACCTGATGATGGAGCTGTTCCTTTGCATAATGAAGAAAGTGTTAGAAACAA AAATGTTCCATCCCTTGCTGCTTTGCCAATAATTCGCCCAGCTCTAGGAGGGCAGCAGTCCATTTCAGACAGAGCAAAGGTGGCAATGCAGGGCTATCTGAATCATTTTCTGGGGAATATGGATATTGTGAATTCCCGAGAG GTCTGCAAATTTTTGGAAGTCTCCAAGCTATCATTTTTACGGGAGTATGGTCCAAAGTTGAAAGAAGGTTATGTAGTGGCGAAGCTTCAAGGGGTTGACTCAGATTTGGACTGTTGTAAGCATTGGTTTGGTTGGTGCCAACGCAATTGGAAAAAG GTGTGGGCTATTTTAAAGCCTGGATTCCTGGCTTTGCTGGATGATCCTTTTGACACCAAActcttagagataattatttttGATGTACTGCCAGCCTCCAGTGGAAATGTGAGAACCCAAGTACGTTTAGCAAATCATGTAAAGGAACATAATCCTTTACGTTATTCATTTAAG GTTACTTGTGGAGGTCGGAGTACAAAGTTAAGAACCTCAAGCGGTGCTAAAGTTAAAGAATGGATTACAGCAATCAATGATGCTAGTCTAAGGCCTCTAGAGGGTTGGTGTCACTTTCACCGTTATGTTTCCTTTGCTCCTCAAAGAGGCTTGACAGAAGATGGGAGCCAAGCTCAATGGTTCATAGATGGGCAAGCAGCCTTTAAAGCAATTGCTTCTTCAATAGAGAACGCAAAATCagag ATATTCATTACTGGCTGGTGGCTTTGCCCAGAACTGTATCTAAAACGCCCTTTCCCTAGTCATCCTTCCTCCCGGCTTGATGCATTACTAGAAGAAAAAGCTAAGCAAGGGGTTCAG ATTTACATTCTTCTTTACAAGGAGGTACCTATTGctttaaaaatcaatagtatGTACAGTAAGAAAAGGCTCCTCAACATTCATGAGAATGTGAGAGTACTGCGTTATCCAGACCATATCACCACTGGCGTTTATTATTG GTCACACCATGAGAAACTTGTTATTGTTGATTACCAGATTTGCTTTATTGGAGGATTAGATTTATGCTTTGGCCGTTACGACACAAATGAACACAAAGTAGGTGATTGCCCTCCTCTTATATGGCCTGGAAAGGACTACTATAACCCAAG AGAATCTGAACCAAATTCTTGGGAAGACACGATGAGAGATGAATTGGATCGTAAAAAATATCCTCGTATGCCATGGCATGATGTCCATTGTGCCCTTTGGGGACCACCTTGTCGTGATGTTGCTAGGCACTTTGTCCAGCGCTGGAACCATGCTAAG AGAAACAAAGCTCCGAATGAACAAACAATTCCATTACTCATGCCTCACCACCACATGGTCCTCCCTCATTACATGGGAAGTAGAAATATAGATATCAAACACAAGAACTCAGAAGAAAACCTGAAAGGCATCAAAAGGGAGGATTCTTTTACCTCACCTGTGCAAGATATTCCATTGCTTTTACCTCAGGAAGCTGATGGACTAGCAGCTTCTAATGTAGACTCAAAGTTATATGGCCCAGACATGAATCAGAATCTTCTTGATCAGCCAAAATTCGAACCGTTGGTTCCAGACTCACAAACTAAAGGCTCTGTAGATGACCTTGACTCTATGCATCTTCAAAGTGAAATGGATTCAGATGTGGCGGCACACTATAGCATGAACACATCAGGTGAGGGGTTGGAAAGTCCCAATGAAGGCGATCATGACGACTGTGTTGGTCCACGTACAGCATGCTCTGTTCAG GTTATCAGAAGTGTCAGCCAATGGTCTGCTGGAACAAGTCAACCTGAAGATAGCATTCATAGTGCATATTGTTCTCTCATTGAGAAAGCAAAGCATTTTATCTACATTGAG AATCAATTTTTCATATCAGGTCTGTCAGGAGATGAGATAATTCAAAACCGTGTCCTGGAAGCATTATACAAGCGTATTTTGAAAGCACACAAAGAACAGGAGTGTTTCAGGGTCATTGTTGTCATACCACTCTTACCTGGCTTCCAG GGGGGTCTGGATGATAGTGATGCAGCAACTGTTAGAGCTTTAATGCATTGGCAATATCGTACTATTTCTAGAGAAAAGCACTCAATACTGCATCATCTAAACGTTTTGCTTGGTCCTAAAACCCATGATTATATTTCTTTCTGTGGTCTTAGATCATATGGTAGACTTTTCGATGGTGGTCCTGTGGCTACAAGTCAG GTTTATGTGCACAGCAAATTGATGATAATAGATGACCGCCTGGCCTTGATTGGATCGTCCAATATAAATGATAGGAGTTTGTTAGGATCAAGAGACTCTGAG ATTGGGGTAGTTATTGAGGATAAAGAATTTCTTGATTCATCTATGAACGGAGAGCCTTGGCAGGCTGGAAAATTTGCATATAGTCTTCGGTGCTCCCTGTGGTCTGAGCACCTTGGTATCCCGGCTGGAGAG ACCAGTCAAATCTGTGATCCTGTAGCAGACTCAACATACAAGGATCTGTGGCTAGCAACTGCAAAG GAAAATACCATTATCTACCAAGATGTCTTTTCTTGCATTCCCAATGATCACATACATTCCAG GGCTGCTCTCAGGCAAAGCATGGCCCATTGGAAGGAGAAACTTGGCCATACCACTATTGATTTAGGAATAGCCCCTGAGAAGCTGGAATCCTATGAGAATGGACAACTCAAATTAACAGATCCATTGGAGAGATTGAAGTCTATTAGGGGATTTCTTGTTTCCTTCCCTTTAGATTTCATGTGTCAAGAAAACAACATGAAACCAGTATTCAATGAGAGTGAGTTTTATGCAGCTCCTCAAGTATTTCATTAA
- the LOC142629920 gene encoding phospholipase D zeta 2-like isoform X1, with protein MSTERLIASGVVQSEGVMSRSHSARQCGEAVWIFEELPKATILSVSRPETGDISPMLLSYTIEFQYKQFKWSLVKKASQVLYLHFALKKRAFIEELYGKQEQVREWLQSLGIMDHTAVVQDDEEPDDGAVPLHNEESVRNKNVPSLAALPIIRPALGGQQSISDRAKVAMQGYLNHFLGNMDIVNSREVCKFLEVSKLSFLREYGPKLKEGYVVAKLQGVDSDLDCCKHWFGWCQRNWKKVWAILKPGFLALLDDPFDTKLLEIIIFDVLPASSGNVRTQVRLANHVKEHNPLRYSFKVTCGGRSTKLRTSSGAKVKEWITAINDASLRPLEGWCHFHRYVSFAPQRGLTEDGSQAQWFIDGQAAFKAIASSIENAKSEIFITGWWLCPELYLKRPFPSHPSSRLDALLEEKAKQGVQIYILLYKEVPIALKINSMYSKKRLLNIHENVRVLRYPDHITTGVYYWSHHEKLVIVDYQICFIGGLDLCFGRYDTNEHKVGDCPPLIWPGKDYYNPRESEPNSWEDTMRDELDRKKYPRMPWHDVHCALWGPPCRDVARHFVQRWNHAKRNKAPNEQTIPLLMPHHHMVLPHYMGSRNIDIKHKNSEENLKGIKREDSFTSPVQDIPLLLPQEADGLAASNVDSKLYGPDMNQNLLDQPKFEPLVPDSQTKGSVDDLDSMHLQSEMDSDVAAHYSMNTSGEGLESPNEGDHDDCVGPRTACSVQVIRSVSQWSAGTSQPEDSIHSAYCSLIEKAKHFIYIENQFFISGLSGDEIIQNRVLEALYKRILKAHKEQECFRVIVVIPLLPGFQGGLDDSDAATVRALMHWQYRTISREKHSILHHLNVLLGPKTHDYISFCGLRSYGRLFDGGPVATSQVYVHSKLMIIDDRLALIGSSNINDRSLLGSRDSEIGVVIEDKEFLDSSMNGEPWQAGKFAYSLRCSLWSEHLGIPAGETSQICDPVADSTYKDLWLATAKENTIIYQDVFSCIPNDHIHSRAALRQSMAHWKEKLGHTTIDLGIAPEKLESYENGQLKLTDPLERLKSIRGFLVSFPLDFMCQENNMKPVFNESEFYAAPQVFH; from the exons ATGTCAACGGAGAGGCTTATTGCCAGTGGTGTGGTACAGTCAGAGGGAGTTATGTCCAGGTCTCACTCAGCCAGGCAATGTGGTGAAGCTGTGTGGATCTTTGAGGAGTTGCCAAAGGCAACTATCTTGTCAGTTTCACGGCCTGAAACTGGGGATATAAGCCCCATGCTTTTGTCTTATACAATTGAGTTTCAGTACAAACAG TTCAAGTGGAGCTTAGTGAAGAAGGCATCACAAGTTCTCTATTTACATTTTGCTTTGAAGAAACGTGCATTTATTGAGGAATTATATGGGAAACAAGAGCAG GTTAGAGAATGGCTTCAAAGCTTAGGAATAATGGATCACACGGCAGTAGTGCAAGATGATGAGGAACCTGATGATGGAGCTGTTCCTTTGCATAATGAAGAAAGTGTTAGAAACAA AAATGTTCCATCCCTTGCTGCTTTGCCAATAATTCGCCCAGCTCTAGGAGGGCAGCAGTCCATTTCAGACAGAGCAAAGGTGGCAATGCAGGGCTATCTGAATCATTTTCTGGGGAATATGGATATTGTGAATTCCCGAGAG GTCTGCAAATTTTTGGAAGTCTCCAAGCTATCATTTTTACGGGAGTATGGTCCAAAGTTGAAAGAAGGTTATGTAGTGGCGAAGCTTCAAGGGGTTGACTCAGATTTGGACTGTTGTAAGCATTGGTTTGGTTGGTGCCAACGCAATTGGAAAAAG GTGTGGGCTATTTTAAAGCCTGGATTCCTGGCTTTGCTGGATGATCCTTTTGACACCAAActcttagagataattatttttGATGTACTGCCAGCCTCCAGTGGAAATGTGAGAACCCAAGTACGTTTAGCAAATCATGTAAAGGAACATAATCCTTTACGTTATTCATTTAAG GTTACTTGTGGAGGTCGGAGTACAAAGTTAAGAACCTCAAGCGGTGCTAAAGTTAAAGAATGGATTACAGCAATCAATGATGCTAGTCTAAGGCCTCTAGAGGGTTGGTGTCACTTTCACCGTTATGTTTCCTTTGCTCCTCAAAGAGGCTTGACAGAAGATGGGAGCCAAGCTCAATGGTTCATAGATGGGCAAGCAGCCTTTAAAGCAATTGCTTCTTCAATAGAGAACGCAAAATCagag ATATTCATTACTGGCTGGTGGCTTTGCCCAGAACTGTATCTAAAACGCCCTTTCCCTAGTCATCCTTCCTCCCGGCTTGATGCATTACTAGAAGAAAAAGCTAAGCAAGGGGTTCAG ATTTACATTCTTCTTTACAAGGAGGTACCTATTGctttaaaaatcaatagtatGTACAGTAAGAAAAGGCTCCTCAACATTCATGAGAATGTGAGAGTACTGCGTTATCCAGACCATATCACCACTGGCGTTTATTATTG GTCACACCATGAGAAACTTGTTATTGTTGATTACCAGATTTGCTTTATTGGAGGATTAGATTTATGCTTTGGCCGTTACGACACAAATGAACACAAAGTAGGTGATTGCCCTCCTCTTATATGGCCTGGAAAGGACTACTATAACCCAAG AGAATCTGAACCAAATTCTTGGGAAGACACGATGAGAGATGAATTGGATCGTAAAAAATATCCTCGTATGCCATGGCATGATGTCCATTGTGCCCTTTGGGGACCACCTTGTCGTGATGTTGCTAGGCACTTTGTCCAGCGCTGGAACCATGCTAAG AGAAACAAAGCTCCGAATGAACAAACAATTCCATTACTCATGCCTCACCACCACATGGTCCTCCCTCATTACATGGGAAGTAGAAATATAGATATCAAACACAAGAACTCAGAAGAAAACCTGAAAGGCATCAAAAGGGAGGATTCTTTTACCTCACCTGTGCAAGATATTCCATTGCTTTTACCTCAGGAAGCTGATGGACTAGCAGCTTCTAATGTAGACTCAAAGTTATATGGCCCAGACATGAATCAGAATCTTCTTGATCAGCCAAAATTCGAACCGTTGGTTCCAGACTCACAAACTAAAGGCTCTGTAGATGACCTTGACTCTATGCATCTTCAAAGTGAAATGGATTCAGATGTGGCGGCACACTATAGCATGAACACATCAGGTGAGGGGTTGGAAAGTCCCAATGAAGGCGATCATGACGACTGTGTTGGTCCACGTACAGCATGCTCTGTTCAG GTTATCAGAAGTGTCAGCCAATGGTCTGCTGGAACAAGTCAACCTGAAGATAGCATTCATAGTGCATATTGTTCTCTCATTGAGAAAGCAAAGCATTTTATCTACATTGAG AATCAATTTTTCATATCAGGTCTGTCAGGAGATGAGATAATTCAAAACCGTGTCCTGGAAGCATTATACAAGCGTATTTTGAAAGCACACAAAGAACAGGAGTGTTTCAGGGTCATTGTTGTCATACCACTCTTACCTGGCTTCCAG GGGGGTCTGGATGATAGTGATGCAGCAACTGTTAGAGCTTTAATGCATTGGCAATATCGTACTATTTCTAGAGAAAAGCACTCAATACTGCATCATCTAAACGTTTTGCTTGGTCCTAAAACCCATGATTATATTTCTTTCTGTGGTCTTAGATCATATGGTAGACTTTTCGATGGTGGTCCTGTGGCTACAAGTCAG GTTTATGTGCACAGCAAATTGATGATAATAGATGACCGCCTGGCCTTGATTGGATCGTCCAATATAAATGATAGGAGTTTGTTAGGATCAAGAGACTCTGAG ATTGGGGTAGTTATTGAGGATAAAGAATTTCTTGATTCATCTATGAACGGAGAGCCTTGGCAGGCTGGAAAATTTGCATATAGTCTTCGGTGCTCCCTGTGGTCTGAGCACCTTGGTATCCCGGCTGGAGAG ACCAGTCAAATCTGTGATCCTGTAGCAGACTCAACATACAAGGATCTGTGGCTAGCAACTGCAAAG GAAAATACCATTATCTACCAAGATGTCTTTTCTTGCATTCCCAATGATCACATACATTCCAG GGCTGCTCTCAGGCAAAGCATGGCCCATTGGAAGGAGAAACTTGGCCATACCACTATTGATTTAGGAATAGCCCCTGAGAAGCTGGAATCCTATGAGAATGGACAACTCAAATTAACAGATCCATTGGAGAGATTGAAGTCTATTAGGGGATTTCTTGTTTCCTTCCCTTTAGATTTCATGTGTCAAGAAAACAACATGAAACCAGTATTCAATGAGAGTGAGTTTTATGCAGCTCCTCAAGTATTTCATTAA
- the LOC142629920 gene encoding phospholipase D zeta 1-like isoform X2 has protein sequence MSTERLIASGVVQSEGVMSRSHSARQCGEAVWIFEELPKATILSVSRPETGDISPMLLSYTIEFQYKQFKWSLVKKASQVLYLHFALKKRAFIEELYGKQEQVREWLQSLGIMDHTAVVQDDEEPDDGAVPLHNEESVRNKNVPSLAALPIIRPALGGQQSISDRAKVAMQGYLNHFLGNMDIVNSREVCKFLEVSKLSFLREYGPKLKEGYVVAKLQGVDSDLDCCKHWFGWCQRNWKKVWAILKPGFLALLDDPFDTKLLEIIIFDVLPASSGNVRTQVRLANHVKEHNPLRYSFKVTCGGRSTKLRTSSGAKVKEWITAINDASLRPLEGWCHFHRYVSFAPQRGLTEDGSQAQWFIDGQAAFKAIASSIENAKSEIFITGWWLCPELYLKRPFPSHPSSRLDALLEEKAKQGVQIYILLYKEVPIALKINSMYSKKRLLNIHENVRVLRYPDHITTGVYYWSHHEKLVIVDYQICFIGGLDLCFGRYDTNEHKVGDCPPLIWPGKDYYNPRESEPNSWEDTMRDELDRKKYPRMPWHDVHCALWGPPCRDVARHFVQRWNHAKRNKAPNEQTIPLLMPHHHMVLPHYMGSRNIDIKHKNSEENLKGIKREDSFTSPVQDIPLLLPQEADGLAASNVDSKLYGPDMNQNLLDQPKFEPLVPDSQTKGSVDDLDSMHLQSEMDSDVAAHYSMNTSGEGLESPNEGDHDDCVGPRTACSVQVIRSVSQWSAGTSQPEDSIHSAYCSLIEKAKHFIYIENQFFISGLSGDEIIQNRVLEALYKRILKAHKEQECFRVIVVIPLLPGFQVYVHSKLMIIDDRLALIGSSNINDRSLLGSRDSEIGVVIEDKEFLDSSMNGEPWQAGKFAYSLRCSLWSEHLGIPAGETSQICDPVADSTYKDLWLATAKENTIIYQDVFSCIPNDHIHSRAALRQSMAHWKEKLGHTTIDLGIAPEKLESYENGQLKLTDPLERLKSIRGFLVSFPLDFMCQENNMKPVFNESEFYAAPQVFH, from the exons ATGTCAACGGAGAGGCTTATTGCCAGTGGTGTGGTACAGTCAGAGGGAGTTATGTCCAGGTCTCACTCAGCCAGGCAATGTGGTGAAGCTGTGTGGATCTTTGAGGAGTTGCCAAAGGCAACTATCTTGTCAGTTTCACGGCCTGAAACTGGGGATATAAGCCCCATGCTTTTGTCTTATACAATTGAGTTTCAGTACAAACAG TTCAAGTGGAGCTTAGTGAAGAAGGCATCACAAGTTCTCTATTTACATTTTGCTTTGAAGAAACGTGCATTTATTGAGGAATTATATGGGAAACAAGAGCAG GTTAGAGAATGGCTTCAAAGCTTAGGAATAATGGATCACACGGCAGTAGTGCAAGATGATGAGGAACCTGATGATGGAGCTGTTCCTTTGCATAATGAAGAAAGTGTTAGAAACAA AAATGTTCCATCCCTTGCTGCTTTGCCAATAATTCGCCCAGCTCTAGGAGGGCAGCAGTCCATTTCAGACAGAGCAAAGGTGGCAATGCAGGGCTATCTGAATCATTTTCTGGGGAATATGGATATTGTGAATTCCCGAGAG GTCTGCAAATTTTTGGAAGTCTCCAAGCTATCATTTTTACGGGAGTATGGTCCAAAGTTGAAAGAAGGTTATGTAGTGGCGAAGCTTCAAGGGGTTGACTCAGATTTGGACTGTTGTAAGCATTGGTTTGGTTGGTGCCAACGCAATTGGAAAAAG GTGTGGGCTATTTTAAAGCCTGGATTCCTGGCTTTGCTGGATGATCCTTTTGACACCAAActcttagagataattatttttGATGTACTGCCAGCCTCCAGTGGAAATGTGAGAACCCAAGTACGTTTAGCAAATCATGTAAAGGAACATAATCCTTTACGTTATTCATTTAAG GTTACTTGTGGAGGTCGGAGTACAAAGTTAAGAACCTCAAGCGGTGCTAAAGTTAAAGAATGGATTACAGCAATCAATGATGCTAGTCTAAGGCCTCTAGAGGGTTGGTGTCACTTTCACCGTTATGTTTCCTTTGCTCCTCAAAGAGGCTTGACAGAAGATGGGAGCCAAGCTCAATGGTTCATAGATGGGCAAGCAGCCTTTAAAGCAATTGCTTCTTCAATAGAGAACGCAAAATCagag ATATTCATTACTGGCTGGTGGCTTTGCCCAGAACTGTATCTAAAACGCCCTTTCCCTAGTCATCCTTCCTCCCGGCTTGATGCATTACTAGAAGAAAAAGCTAAGCAAGGGGTTCAG ATTTACATTCTTCTTTACAAGGAGGTACCTATTGctttaaaaatcaatagtatGTACAGTAAGAAAAGGCTCCTCAACATTCATGAGAATGTGAGAGTACTGCGTTATCCAGACCATATCACCACTGGCGTTTATTATTG GTCACACCATGAGAAACTTGTTATTGTTGATTACCAGATTTGCTTTATTGGAGGATTAGATTTATGCTTTGGCCGTTACGACACAAATGAACACAAAGTAGGTGATTGCCCTCCTCTTATATGGCCTGGAAAGGACTACTATAACCCAAG AGAATCTGAACCAAATTCTTGGGAAGACACGATGAGAGATGAATTGGATCGTAAAAAATATCCTCGTATGCCATGGCATGATGTCCATTGTGCCCTTTGGGGACCACCTTGTCGTGATGTTGCTAGGCACTTTGTCCAGCGCTGGAACCATGCTAAG AGAAACAAAGCTCCGAATGAACAAACAATTCCATTACTCATGCCTCACCACCACATGGTCCTCCCTCATTACATGGGAAGTAGAAATATAGATATCAAACACAAGAACTCAGAAGAAAACCTGAAAGGCATCAAAAGGGAGGATTCTTTTACCTCACCTGTGCAAGATATTCCATTGCTTTTACCTCAGGAAGCTGATGGACTAGCAGCTTCTAATGTAGACTCAAAGTTATATGGCCCAGACATGAATCAGAATCTTCTTGATCAGCCAAAATTCGAACCGTTGGTTCCAGACTCACAAACTAAAGGCTCTGTAGATGACCTTGACTCTATGCATCTTCAAAGTGAAATGGATTCAGATGTGGCGGCACACTATAGCATGAACACATCAGGTGAGGGGTTGGAAAGTCCCAATGAAGGCGATCATGACGACTGTGTTGGTCCACGTACAGCATGCTCTGTTCAG GTTATCAGAAGTGTCAGCCAATGGTCTGCTGGAACAAGTCAACCTGAAGATAGCATTCATAGTGCATATTGTTCTCTCATTGAGAAAGCAAAGCATTTTATCTACATTGAG AATCAATTTTTCATATCAGGTCTGTCAGGAGATGAGATAATTCAAAACCGTGTCCTGGAAGCATTATACAAGCGTATTTTGAAAGCACACAAAGAACAGGAGTGTTTCAGGGTCATTGTTGTCATACCACTCTTACCTGGCTTCCAG GTTTATGTGCACAGCAAATTGATGATAATAGATGACCGCCTGGCCTTGATTGGATCGTCCAATATAAATGATAGGAGTTTGTTAGGATCAAGAGACTCTGAG ATTGGGGTAGTTATTGAGGATAAAGAATTTCTTGATTCATCTATGAACGGAGAGCCTTGGCAGGCTGGAAAATTTGCATATAGTCTTCGGTGCTCCCTGTGGTCTGAGCACCTTGGTATCCCGGCTGGAGAG ACCAGTCAAATCTGTGATCCTGTAGCAGACTCAACATACAAGGATCTGTGGCTAGCAACTGCAAAG GAAAATACCATTATCTACCAAGATGTCTTTTCTTGCATTCCCAATGATCACATACATTCCAG GGCTGCTCTCAGGCAAAGCATGGCCCATTGGAAGGAGAAACTTGGCCATACCACTATTGATTTAGGAATAGCCCCTGAGAAGCTGGAATCCTATGAGAATGGACAACTCAAATTAACAGATCCATTGGAGAGATTGAAGTCTATTAGGGGATTTCTTGTTTCCTTCCCTTTAGATTTCATGTGTCAAGAAAACAACATGAAACCAGTATTCAATGAGAGTGAGTTTTATGCAGCTCCTCAAGTATTTCATTAA